The genomic stretch CCTGTGTATAATCAGGAGCATATAGAGGTTTCTGCGATCCTGAACGGTGTCGTGCCGATCAATTACTATGGAGGGATCGGATACAGAGAACTTGATGGTTCTTACAACCCTCGCCCTTCTGCAATTTGATAGAAACCCCGTGCCGCCCACCGGATGGGAACCCATGCGAGACCCGGGCTCTTTGATGTGATAGCGTTCCATATTAACCGGGCCCCTGCAGCAAGCCGGGTGACAGACCCCCGCGGGCCACGCCTACTGGAAGAATCAGGACGGGCTCGATAAGGGGAGGCGTCACTACGTGGATGTGCCGGTCAATCCGGTTTGCTATACGTTGGGCATGGCGATGGAGTGGTATACGCGCCGGTGGTGCGGAAGGCGACACGCAGGATGATAGATTCCGGCGCCCGACCGTGCTCCGCCGCCTCCTGCTCCGCTCCCTGCATACCGGATTGCCCCATTATGCATTCTTTGGCGGGGCGCTTCCATCGATCTAACCATTGTACCCAACCCGCCCAGGCAGAGGGCAGAGCAGCGGCACCTTCGCCTCTCGCGTCACCAGTCGAGGATATCGGGCTCGCCCTCGATATAGTCCTGCAGGTTCTCAATGACGTCCTGCCGTGTCGTAGCGGCGTCGAGCATCCGCATGACGCCCATCTGCGGCGATGCGTAGATCCCTTTCCAGAAGTATTCGTCGTAATCGCTCCGGTTGGGATACGCGAGGACAGGTTTCTCCGGCGAGAAGAGTGCACGCCTGCCGCCCGTGTTCCCGCGTGCATCGAGGAATATCCAGCGGTCGTCCAGATAGACCGCGTTGTAGCAGTGGACGCAGTAGCCGAGCGAGTCGTCGTCCGCAAGGGTGATGTGCTGGTAGCAGAACCCGGCGGGAATCCCGATCCCGCGGAGCAGGGCCGCGAGCAGGTTTGCCTTCGCGTGGCAGATCCCCGTTCCCCCGGCGAGTACGTCGGAGGCTCTCGACGTTATGATGTCTGAACCAATATCGAAACAGTGCGGAATTTCGTCACGGACGAACTCGTACGCGATTCTCACCCTTTCAAGAGGGCTCTCGGCTCCCGGGAACAGCTCCTCAGCCTTTGCCCGGATAATCGGGGACGAGTAATCGACGTAGGGATGTTCTTCCAGAAAAATACTCAGATCTGTCATACGTGAAAAAGCAACAGGTTTTTTTGATGCTCAATACTGCATTGGTTTTGGGTCTATTTATGCCTCCTCCTGGAAGATATCCTGCGGAGCTCCACCGAAGAGTGTAGCCCCTGACCCTTTACGGGGGAAGAAAGTCTATGTACGAGAGTTACCTTCACGCTTCCATGGAAGAACGGCCTATAAAGGTCCTGGTCATCATGGGCAGCGCCCGGAAGGGAAACACCTACCGTGCTGCGGAGCGGATCCGCGAGATCCTCGAGGAGAGCGCACCGGTTGACTGGGAGTACGTCATGCTCAAGGACGTCGGCCTGGAGCAGTGCCGCGGGTGCTACACCTGTTTTGACCGGGGGGAGGAGTACTGCCCCATCAAGGACGATGCGGCCCTCCTCGAAGAGAAGATGCATGCCGCGGACGGGGTGATCTTCGCCACCCCGGTATACGGGTTCCAGGTCTCGGGACTGATGAAGGTCTTCATCGACCGCCACTCCTACATCTTCCACCGCCCACGGTTCTTCCGGCAGAAGGCGCTCCTCCTCACGACCGTCGGGGTGATGGGGGATAAGGACGTGCTGGACTACCTCAACACTGTGGCCCGCGTCTGGGGCTTCGAGGTCGTTGCCCGGGCAGGGATCGTCTCCCACGCGAAGATGGGCCCGCTCCCCGCCTACCGGCTGCGGGAGAATGAAGAGAAACTGCAGGCGGCGGCAAAGGCCTTTCTCGCCCCTCTCCGGAGGGGAACCCGCGCCAGGCCGGGGCTCTTCGACGTGATGGCGTTTCATATCGGGCGGGCGCCCTGCGACGAGCTGGGCGAGTCGGCTCCCGCGGATCACGCTTACTGGGAGAAGCAGGGGTGGTTCGAGAAGGGGAGGCGCTACTACGTGGACGTGCCGGTCAACCCGGTCTACCATGCGTTGGGCACGGTGGCGGAGTGGTACCTGCGGCGGCGGGTGCGGAGGGATCTGAGAGAAGTGAGTTGATCAGGGGCAGATACAGGGCAGGGGGAGAACGAGGCGATGGAGGCGGCTGCTATGATCAGCACCGACCAGGCATGACATTGGTTATGAAATCCCTCGATCTTCAGAGATCCATGGGTCGCGTTTGATATTCCAAAGTCCACGTGTTCGCCAAACCACTCCTGTTTGCCACTTTGTTCCATCTCACCGGTTCCATTTTACGGTTCACACAGATTCGATACACACGGCATATCGAATAGACGGCCTTAAAAATGTCATAACGAAGTCTATTTTTAATAAGAAAGAATTTATTAAGCGGATATAACAAAAGAAAATCTATATGGGCCGTATTCAAACAATCCTGTTCATTATCGTATTAGTTGCTACATGTTGGAAAGTATGGGGGATTTATGGCGATAGCACTGATGAGATTAAGGTGAAGGTTCCCTCATCGGCAGTGGTCGCTGCCGGGACAGTCACCCCGAAGATTACCCACACCCCTGTTTCATCAACCTGGGGGACTCAGGCATCAAAAGTCGCTGAAGCGATGGATTACACCAATCCCACAACCAGGGATTACTCCTTGAGTTTGATCGATAAAGACCATGGGGGAAAGTACAATATCGCACAGATCTGCGACATGTGGGAAAAGATCTATAAACGATGGACTTACGTAAACGACCCCAACGGATTTAACTACTACTCCCCCGCAAGCAGGACTATCAACCTCGGATTAAAGGGGGACTGTGATGATTTCGCGATCCTCACAGCATCATCGATCCAGGCAATCGGGGGTGCCTCCCGGATAATCATAGCATCAAATACTGATGGGGCGGGACATGCCTATGCAGAGGTCTATATATCCTCAAGCAAGAGTGACCTTCAAAGCGCTGCAGATTACATCTGCCAGAGGTACAAATGTAAGAGCATTGCCTACAGAACCACAAACGAGGGCGGACAAACACGATACTGGCTTAATCTTGATTGGCAGGCAAAGCACCCAGGGGGTCCGTATTACCAGAACAATGGCGAAACTGTCGCGATCTATCCTAACAAATATTGGGTGAAATTGAAGTAAGGTGGGACCGCGGCCATAACCCCTCCCAAACACTTCTCTGGAGACGTATTAGGCAGAGGCTTCTTCCAGAACCGCCCGCAAACCCTTTGCCGGGTATATCGACAGAATCCTGATATTCTCTTCAATCATAACAGAAGATGATACGCGCTCTGCAAGCCACAAAACATAGCTAAATCACAAATTTCTGCGCTCAAGAGCTCGATTCATACATTGTCGGGCTGGATTTGCGATGCCAGAGTCACTAAAAAGTGGAAGAACTCTATCGCCGCGAGTATTCCGATTAGACCCCACCACGGGAGCTCACCGGCCTACGCGGGATGGAGTTGACGTACGATCAGCGTTATCCGCCAGTCCTGGTTCTCACTGGTTATGAGCGTATATGCTTCTTTCAGGAGATTTCCAGAGGTATCCGGAGTTCGGCTCGCTTTCATCTGCCTGATCAGCATGGTAAGCCTTCGAGCAATTGCATCATAGCGAAGGGCATTCTTATGGAATTCTCTCTGCACCTGTATTGTTGTCAGGGCGCCCCCGAACGCAGGAAGCACGATAGCAAAAACAGTGAGAAGCGCCGGGATCTGGAGGCCCGCATCGTGTGCAGAGCCATGACCTATTCCCAGAGCGTGAAGAGCAGAGGCGATCATCGTGATCACGAACAGACCGATGCCGACTATCTCAAATATTCTATCCCTGGCTTCGTGACGAACTGTTGCTTTTCGATAAAATTTAACCTGATCTTCAAGGTATTCCGCAATAATAAAAGCAAAGATTGCCCTCTTCCGCACCCCAATGTCCCCCAACGGAGGGAGGGAGCGTTTCCAGAAGCCGGTAATTACCGTTCCGGTCCAATCCTCGGGGTTTGTTTCGCCCCCTTCCGAGAGATCCATCCCTGCAAGGGCAAGGAATGGGTATGCCCTGAGCTGCTCGGCGATGATCCGGTAGTCGATCCACTTCCTGTGCCACTCACCGCGCCTGGATACAAAGACGATCCCCAGTATTCCGGCCATCTCGAGGAACTCCAGCCAGAGCAACTCCGGGTGATCCGGGAGGAATAACACCTGAACAGTGACCGTCGCTACGGCCAGAGTTGCAAGGAGTGCTATCACAGTCCCGGCATTCAGGTGTCGTTTCTGGTAGAGAATCGCCAGCTGATCCATCCTGGCGAAAGCCGGTATTATCTCCTCTTCAAACGGCGCCACCAGGTCAACAGGCAGCCCGTATTTTTTACAACCGTTCCTGAGTGTTTCGCTCAACCAGTGTATCTCACCCGCTGTACCCGCAGGTGTCTGTTCCCGATTCAGAATGTTTAAACGATGGAGACTTTCGAACAGCACATCGGTTCCCGATCGGCCGGGAACCCCGCCAGCCGGATTTATATGAACGTAGGCTCTTCCAGTTTCCCGCGCGTAATTAACGATATCGGATGTCCCGCCCTGTCCGCTTGCCGGCTTTCCATCCCATACTGCAATGAGCAGATCACAACGATCGACAACGGCATGCCCCACCGCTTCGTATTCCTCCTCCCGGGTACCATGCGCAGGCAGTACGACAGTCGATGCTGCTTTTTCGAGGAGACCTTCAAACTCATCTCTAGAGGACTGAGTCCCGAAGTCCCGAAGATAGTCTTCCTTTTCAAAGGGGAGGAGCACATCCAGAGCAGGTGAGAGTACCGGGTTTCCTGCTTTCCATTCGAGCACGGCCTTCGCGACGATGCGATCGGCGCCTTCTGCAAGTGGTGAAATGACGCGATACCGGTATGGGGTATCCTCCAGAATACCGTCGATCTCTGCGAGGATGGCATGGATCTCCCGGAGAAGCTCAGGGGATGCGGAGACATTGCGGTGACCTGTGATACCGATCCGGATCTCGGCAAGTAAGGGTTTCTGTGGAGGTTCGGTAACCATCTGTTTCACCCCCTATTTGCCAGAACGGCTCTCCGGATCGCTTGAATTACCTGTGAATTTATCCCATTGAAGGCGTTAATCCACTGTGCATCGCTGATGCAGTACTGCATCGCCTTGGATAATCCTGTCTCTTCGATCATGAGCGGGATGATTGTCGTATCCCTATCGAAGGCCCGTTTCACCTCTCCATTCACGTGCTTGGATACGACGGAGTTTGATGAGCAGATCAGGATCATGGCAGGACAGGTCTCGATGGCATCAATGATCTCCTCATGGTAATCCTGACCGGGAAGGATATCCCGCGGTGCGATCCAGCAGCCAAGCCCTGAAGCTTCGAGTTCCGAGCAGAGCAGGTTGGCGATCTCCTTATCTTTCGAGGAATGACTGATAAAAATGGTTTTTTTGGAGCCGGATATCCCTGGGGGAACGACCTTTGGACTTGGTATACCGGTGTTTGCTCCGTCTATCCGCGCAAGGAGTCTCTTTGCATCAACGTTGTAGGAATTTATCTCCAGTGCTTTCCTGAAATAGTCACGTGCAAGGTCGGGACGCTTCAGGCTCAGGTAACAGAGACCTTTTGTGGACCACGCGTATGAGTCATAGGGATCGACTGCCATCGCCTGATCGCAGAGAGGTAGCGCCTCCTGGTGCCTATTGAGCACCAGGAGAGCAAGAGCTTTCCCCCAGAGGAGGCTGGATTCAGGTTTTTTCAAGGGGGTCCTCTCAAAGAGGGCAAGGCCGCCCGCTGCATCCCCCAGATAGGTGAGGGAGAGGGCCTTTCCGATGAGGGCGCACTCACTCTCCGGATCGGCTCGCAACGCCTCATCGCATGCCAGGATTGCCTCTTTCGGGAGGTTGAGCATCGCAAGGCTGATCCCTTTTGTCGCGAGGATGTTGATGTCTCCCGGACTTTTGATCAGGGCGTGATTGAAACGGCTCTGAGCTTCGACCGGATTGTTCATCGATGCATAGCATAGTCCCTCCAGTGTCAGCAGGAAAGCCTGTCCTTCGGAGATGTCCCCGATCTGTCTGCGAACCTCACTGGTATATCGAAGAGCTTCTTCGTAGCGGTTCAGACCGGCAAGTGCAATTCCCTTGTGTATAGCAGCCTCCGTTAGATCCGGATCTTCTGCCAGGACGGTCTCAAAGCATGCCAGCGCTTCTTCGTACCTATGAAGATTGTTCAGAGCAACTCCCTTCTTTACGCTAATAGCCAGATTGTCTGGCGCAAGGCACAGGGCTTTATTGAGATACTCCAGAGACTCATAGATCCTGTCCAGAACCTGCAGAACAACCCCTTTGCGGTAAAAATAGTCCGGTTCATCGGGGTCGAGGGCAATGGCACGGTCATAGCATGCCAGGGCTTTGTCGTATTCGGCAAGCTCCGCATGTATGATGCCCCGCAGCCACCATGCCGCTGCATTGTCCGGATGTAAGGAAAATACCTGATCGAGGCTGGCTACAGCACCGTCCATATCCCCGGTCTCGATCTGTGCCTGCCCCCTCTGGAGCCAGGAGTCCTCTGCACAGTCGTTCAATGCAATAGCATGGTCGAACGCATCGAGGGCCCCGGAATAATCCTCCAGAGCCATGAGGGCCCGCCCTTTGGACTCCCAGAACCCCCAATCCTCCGAATTAAGGCTGATTGCATTATCCAGGCAGTCTACTGCTTCGTTAGGCCTCTCCAGAGAGAGTAACGTTTTCCCTTTCCAGGCCCAGATATCTCCATCCTCGGGGCTGATACGGAGTGCGGCGTCGAAACACTCCAGTGCTTCGTCATACTCGCTCAGAGCGTTGAGCGATATCCCTTTGCCATACCATGCAGCACTGGATTCCGGATCTACCTGGAGTGCATCGTCGTAACACGCCAAAGCACTCTCTGGATCCTCCAGGGCAAACAGGACATGCCCTTTTAACGTTAAGACATCAGTATCGTAAGGGTCAAGTTCGTGAGCCTTATCAAGAAACACCTTCGCATCCTCTAGATCTTCTTGATCTCCTCCGCCATACAGGGCAGAATAAGCAAGGCCATACCAGGCAACCAGTGAATCAGGGGATTTATCGACTGCCCGACAGAAGCAGATTGTTGCCTCATCAAACTCGCCGTTATTGATGTGTTCATTCCCTTCATTAATCCAGTCATCTGTAGATTTCCAGAAGAGACCCATTTCAACCATTGTTTCGTTGGAACGGGCACCATATATACTCATCTTTTTATCTGTGGCCATTCAGGCCATATTTTTATGACGGCGGGCGTGAAACCGGCTGTTAGTACCAAAACCCTCTCGGGAGACCCCAAAACCATAAGCCCCTGTAACCAGGGAGAGCATCTCGGTGCTCACCGAGACGACCAACGATCTCCTTCGTGAGAAATACCCTCGCGATACTGAAACTCTCCAAGCGTTCCCTTTTCGTCTTACTAGACGAGGACCGACTTCTTTACCACTGAGGATGTCAGGGCCATGTGCTGATGAAAGAGAAGATCGCAAAGATATCGTTTCCCTTCATCGATCCCACCGCGGCAGCACCTGTATCGTGACAAACAAAACCAAAATCCTCAAAACCCCTCGCCCTTCCTCAGTTTAACCAGAACCCCGCCCCCGCGCTCCTCAACAACAATCCTCTCCATAATCTCCTCCCGGAGCCCCTTCGGGAGCCTTTCCGCCTGCCACTCCCGCTCCGCAGCAACATTCGCCACGGCGTTCGCCGGGTCGGCCGCCGCGACGGCCTTCAAAGCATAGTAAGCCCCTCCGTAGGCGTGCTGGGGGACATGTGCGGTCGCCACCGCCTGGCCGGCGGCCCGTGCGGCATACTGAGCCGCGCTCCCCTTTTCTGCGTCGCGGGCGGCGGCATGAGCCCCAAGGGACGCCCCGCGTATCTCAGCCATCCTGAAGACGCCCGTCCGGACCCATGCCCGGCACGTCTCGATGGCGTTTCGCGGCCGGTCGTCCTCCGGGTATGCCCTCTCGAAGAGCGGGAGCACCCGCTCGGCACAGTCCGCGACCCAGGCCGCCATCGTTATCTGGTCCTGTCTGCTGTATTTTTTCACGAACAGGTAGTATGAGCTTCCAGTATTTTGAGATACCACAGGGAAGGCTACGTCAACATAGGTTGACTTACACCGACACCCCTCTTCTAAGTCAACTTGCGTTGACTTACACAGACCCGCCTCACCCATGAGCACCGCAACGGAGAACAGACCGGTCCTCCTACAGGACGACCATCCCCCGGCCGGCACCACGGCCGCAAACGGCCCTTGGAGAGGGGTTGTGAGACGGAGTTACTCCCGTTTTCCTGAATCCCTTGAATATTTCCAGCTTTTCACTCTTCCTCCAACCGCGTCGAGAATTTTTCTTCGTACGCCGATAGTTATGGTTATTCGCCGTCACCTCTAATAACGAATAAAATAAGATTACGTTCTACCGAGAATGATTTTCCTTCGTCAAATCACCCAGGACGACATCGCCGTCATCAAAGGATGGCCCCCCTACCCTGCTGAGTTCAGCGATCTCGATTACGCGCTCAGGGACGAGGGCTGGCTGGATGAATACTCGCAAAAACCCGATGCGGAGATTCTTATCGCCGACGATGGAGGAACGGCTGCCGGTTTTTCGATCATCGCACGCGAGCCCGGCGGCATTGCTGAGTTCCGGATCGCACTCCACCCGGAGAGATGCGGGCGAGGGGTAGGGAGAACCGTCACATATCTCTCACTTGTGCATGGATTTTCCGATACTACAACCGGCACCGTCCGGCTTATTGTAAGGAAGAATAATCCGCGTGCAAAAAGACTGTATGAAGGGATGCACTTCCGAAATACCGGCGAGTGCATGGAGGAGATCCAGGGAAAACCTGTGGAGTTCTATCGGATGGACATCAACAGGATTGCATTTTACGGGGCTGATGCATGATGAAAGAAGCATTACTGGTCATCGATGTCCAGAACGAATATTTCTCCGGCAATCTGCCGATAACATACCCGAAGACGAGCTTAATCAGCATCCTTCAGGCGATGGATGCCGCATGTGCTGCAGAGATCCCGGTCGTAGTGATCCGGCACACCAGCACCGCTCCGGATGCCCTGTCGTTCCGGTTTGGAACCCCGGCATGGGAGCTTCACCCCGAAGTGAAGAAGCGGCCGTATGATCTGCTCATCGAGAAGGCCCTGCCCGGGAGCTTCACCGATACCGACCTTGATGCCTGGCTTAGAGATCAGTCCGTCAATTCGGTGACCATTTCCGGCTACATGACCCAGATGTGCTGTGATTCGACCGCCCGGCAGGCATTCCATAACGGGTACGGCGTGAAGTTCCTTTCGGATGCCACCGGAACGCTCTCCGTTACCAACCGGGCCGGGACGATCTCCGATACCGACCTTCACCGGGCAGTCCTCGTGACCCAGCAGATGCGATTCTCGCAGGTGATGACGACCGCAGAATGGATCCGGTCGCTGGAACTTGCGTACGGGTAGCGGTATTCCGCCCGGTCGCGGTCGTCTTCGGGCGTGCTCGAGAGGCACCGGAAGAGACCGGGTAACACCGCTCCGAGATCGGGAATCTGCGGGTGAAAGACCTCACGACGACGCTCCCCGGCAAACCTTGAATCACCGGCACATCCAATCCTTACCTACAGAAGGATGGGAGAGGGCATGAGCAAGACAATCATTACCGTCGTCGGAAAGGATACCGTGGGGATCATCGCGAAGGTCTGCACCTACCTTGCCGGAAACCAGGTCAACGTCGAGGATATCTCGCAGACAATTGTCCAGGGCTACTTCAATATGATGATGATCGTCGACACCAGCGGGTCATCAAAACCGTATGCCGAGATGGTGACCGAACTCGACGAACTCGGCGAGGAGATCGGCGTTCGGATCCGGTGCCAGCGCGAGGACATCTTCACGAAGATGCACCGCATCTGAGGTAGCGTCATGATCAACATCCTCGAAGTGAACGAGACCAACAAGATGATCGAGCAGGAGAAGCTCGATGTCCGGACGATCACGCTCGGCATCAGCCTCCTCGACTGCTGCGACGCCGATCTCGATGCCCTGAACCAGAACATATACGAGAAGATCACGGGGCTCGCAAGAGACCTCGTCTCGACCGGGAGGGAGATCGAGCTCGAGTACGGGATCCCGATCGTGAACAAGAGAATCGCGGTAACCCCCATCGCGCTCGTCGGCGGGCGGGCGTGCAGGTCGCCGGCGGATTTCGTAACGATTGCAGAGACGCTTGACCGGGCGGCACGGGATACGGGGGTCAACTTCCTCGGCGGGTACTCGGCGATCGTCTCGAAGGGGATGACCCCGAACGAGGAGGCGCTCATCCGCTCGATCCCCGCGGCCCTCGCCGCGACCGAGAGGGTCTGCAGCTCGGTGAACGTCGGCTCGACGAAGACCGGGATCAACATGGACGCCGTCAAACTGATGGGTGAGATCGTGCGGGAGACGGCCGAGGCGACGAAGGAGAAGAACTCCCTCGGCTGCGCGAAACTCGTCGTCCTCTGCAACGCCCCCGACGACAATCCGTTCATGGCCGGGGCGTTCCACGGCGTCTCCGAGGCCGACGCGGTCATCAACGTGGGCGTAAGCGGCCCCGGCGTCATCAAGCACGCGCTCGAAGGAGTCCGGGGAGCGAACTTCGAGGTTCTCTGCGAGACGGTCAAGCGGACGGCCTTCAAGGTCACCCGCGCCGGGCAGCTCGTCGCCCAGGAGGCCTCGGAAAGGCTCGGGATCCCGTTCGGGATCGTGGACCTCTCTCTTGCCCCCACGCCCTCCGTCGGAGACAGCGTCGCCGGCATCCTCGAGGAGATGGGACTCGAGTCGGTCGGTGCCCCGGGGACGACGGCCGCGCTTGCTCTCCTGACCGACCAGGTGAAGAAAGGCGGGATCATGGCGAGCTCGTTTGTCGGCGGACTCTCGGGCGCGTTCATCCCGGTCAGCGAGGACCAGGGGATGATCGATGCGGTGAACCGCGGCGCCCTCACCATCGAGAAACTCGAGGCGATGACCTGCGTATGCTCGGTCGGGCTCGATATGATCGCGATCCCGGGCGACACCCCCGCCTCGACGATATCCGGCATCATCGCGGACGAGGCCGCGATCGGGATGATCAACAACAAAACGACCGCCGTCAGGCTGATCCCGGTGATAGGAAAGGACGTCGGCGAGACCGTCGAGTTCGGCGGCCTCCTCGGGCATGCGCCGGTTCAGAGGGTGAACGGATTTCGCTGCGCCGACTTCATCAACCGCGGCGGGCGGATCCCCGCGCCGATTCACAGTTTCAAGAACTGATGGCCGGGGGAGTTCGGCTTTTTTTTGATTTAGGCAGCACGACAATCCCCACCGAGAACACGAGAGCGATTGAGCCTCGCGGCCGGTGCTGGAGTGCAGGAATAAACCTGTTGCGAGGTAGTCACATCCCCAGCACCAGGCGAATCAGCGTGAACGCCAGATACCCGATCAATGCACTGAGCGGGATCGTGATGAACCACGCCGTAACAATCCGGCGCGCAACGCCCCACTTTACGGCTCTCACCCCTTGAGTGGCCCCAACGCCCATAATGGAAGACGAGATGATATGGGTCGTGCTCACGGGTATTCCTGCGATCGAAGCCCCGATGATCGTCGCGGCGCCCGCCGTCTCCGCTGAGAACCCGTGAATCGGCCG from Methanoculleus chikugoensis encodes the following:
- a CDS encoding flavodoxin family protein, translating into MEERPIKVLVIMGSARKGNTYRAAERIREILEESAPVDWEYVMLKDVGLEQCRGCYTCFDRGEEYCPIKDDAALLEEKMHAADGVIFATPVYGFQVSGLMKVFIDRHSYIFHRPRFFRQKALLLTTVGVMGDKDVLDYLNTVARVWGFEVVARAGIVSHAKMGPLPAYRLRENEEKLQAAAKAFLAPLRRGTRARPGLFDVMAFHIGRAPCDELGESAPADHAYWEKQGWFEKGRRYYVDVPVNPVYHALGTVAEWYLRRRVRRDLREVS
- a CDS encoding transglutaminase-like domain-containing protein encodes the protein MGRIQTILFIIVLVATCWKVWGIYGDSTDEIKVKVPSSAVVAAGTVTPKITHTPVSSTWGTQASKVAEAMDYTNPTTRDYSLSLIDKDHGGKYNIAQICDMWEKIYKRWTYVNDPNGFNYYSPASRTINLGLKGDCDDFAILTASSIQAIGGASRIIIASNTDGAGHAYAEVYISSSKSDLQSAADYICQRYKCKSIAYRTTNEGGQTRYWLNLDWQAKHPGGPYYQNNGETVAIYPNKYWVKLK
- a CDS encoding ACT domain-containing protein; the encoded protein is MSKTIITVVGKDTVGIIAKVCTYLAGNQVNVEDISQTIVQGYFNMMMIVDTSGSSKPYAEMVTELDELGEEIGVRIRCQREDIFTKMHRI
- a CDS encoding putative immunity protein, yielding MKKYSRQDQITMAAWVADCAERVLPLFERAYPEDDRPRNAIETCRAWVRTGVFRMAEIRGASLGAHAAARDAEKGSAAQYAARAAGQAVATAHVPQHAYGGAYYALKAVAAADPANAVANVAAEREWQAERLPKGLREEIMERIVVEERGGGVLVKLRKGEGF
- a CDS encoding transglutaminase-like domain-containing protein, encoding MTDLSIFLEEHPYVDYSSPIIRAKAEELFPGAESPLERVRIAYEFVRDEIPHCFDIGSDIITSRASDVLAGGTGICHAKANLLAALLRGIGIPAGFCYQHITLADDDSLGYCVHCYNAVYLDDRWIFLDARGNTGGRRALFSPEKPVLAYPNRSDYDEYFWKGIYASPQMGVMRMLDAATTRQDVIENLQDYIEGEPDILDW
- a CDS encoding GNAT family N-acetyltransferase, translating into MIFLRQITQDDIAVIKGWPPYPAEFSDLDYALRDEGWLDEYSQKPDAEILIADDGGTAAGFSIIAREPGGIAEFRIALHPERCGRGVGRTVTYLSLVHGFSDTTTGTVRLIVRKNNPRAKRLYEGMHFRNTGECMEEIQGKPVEFYRMDINRIAFYGADA
- a CDS encoding PFL family protein, with the protein product MINILEVNETNKMIEQEKLDVRTITLGISLLDCCDADLDALNQNIYEKITGLARDLVSTGREIELEYGIPIVNKRIAVTPIALVGGRACRSPADFVTIAETLDRAARDTGVNFLGGYSAIVSKGMTPNEEALIRSIPAALAATERVCSSVNVGSTKTGINMDAVKLMGEIVRETAEATKEKNSLGCAKLVVLCNAPDDNPFMAGAFHGVSEADAVINVGVSGPGVIKHALEGVRGANFEVLCETVKRTAFKVTRAGQLVAQEASERLGIPFGIVDLSLAPTPSVGDSVAGILEEMGLESVGAPGTTAALALLTDQVKKGGIMASSFVGGLSGAFIPVSEDQGMIDAVNRGALTIEKLEAMTCVCSVGLDMIAIPGDTPASTISGIIADEAAIGMINNKTTAVRLIPVIGKDVGETVEFGGLLGHAPVQRVNGFRCADFINRGGRIPAPIHSFKN
- a CDS encoding tetratricopeptide repeat protein encodes the protein MVEMGLFWKSTDDWINEGNEHINNGEFDEATICFCRAVDKSPDSLVAWYGLAYSALYGGGDQEDLEDAKVFLDKAHELDPYDTDVLTLKGHVLFALEDPESALACYDDALQVDPESSAAWYGKGISLNALSEYDEALECFDAALRISPEDGDIWAWKGKTLLSLERPNEAVDCLDNAISLNSEDWGFWESKGRALMALEDYSGALDAFDHAIALNDCAEDSWLQRGQAQIETGDMDGAVASLDQVFSLHPDNAAAWWLRGIIHAELAEYDKALACYDRAIALDPDEPDYFYRKGVVLQVLDRIYESLEYLNKALCLAPDNLAISVKKGVALNNLHRYEEALACFETVLAEDPDLTEAAIHKGIALAGLNRYEEALRYTSEVRRQIGDISEGQAFLLTLEGLCYASMNNPVEAQSRFNHALIKSPGDINILATKGISLAMLNLPKEAILACDEALRADPESECALIGKALSLTYLGDAAGGLALFERTPLKKPESSLLWGKALALLVLNRHQEALPLCDQAMAVDPYDSYAWSTKGLCYLSLKRPDLARDYFRKALEINSYNVDAKRLLARIDGANTGIPSPKVVPPGISGSKKTIFISHSSKDKEIANLLCSELEASGLGCWIAPRDILPGQDYHEEIIDAIETCPAMILICSSNSVVSKHVNGEVKRAFDRDTTIIPLMIEETGLSKAMQYCISDAQWINAFNGINSQVIQAIRRAVLANRG
- a CDS encoding cysteine hydrolase family protein, producing MMKEALLVIDVQNEYFSGNLPITYPKTSLISILQAMDAACAAEIPVVVIRHTSTAPDALSFRFGTPAWELHPEVKKRPYDLLIEKALPGSFTDTDLDAWLRDQSVNSVTISGYMTQMCCDSTARQAFHNGYGVKFLSDATGTLSVTNRAGTISDTDLHRAVLVTQQMRFSQVMTTAEWIRSLELAYG